The Halictus rubicundus isolate RS-2024b chromosome 6, iyHalRubi1_principal, whole genome shotgun sequence genome contains the following window.
TCGAGAGATCGATGTACAAAGATATGGGATTGATACAATTTATCCAACGTTTGTTGGAGAAACGAGCGGTGCACTTCTACGGGCCCGACGATCGATGGAAACTCATCGATGGTAAAACGGGCGTCAGCGGATGGGAGAACGTTGGTACTGACCACGAGAAGGAACCCTTGGTTAGTATTATCTTCTCTCCTCAGCTTACTTCAAATAACTTTGCAAAAGGCCCAGCTACCTTccacagaaatattttttccacagtGTTTTTGCAATTAGATATTCTCTActcttttcacttcacttcaaacTCGGATTCACACGGTTTCCcatgtattttattcttttcttaccccgattaaaaaagaaaaaattgttttgcgaTTATTTATTCTTTTCAGTACAATTTTTTTACCGAAAGCCCCAGGTCGTAAAGatgaatcattttatttttgttttatttaataatagtaTAACAATTCTGTAGACGAGAACCGAGTGAAATAACGTGCGANNNNNNNNNNNNNNNNNNNNNNNNNNNNNNNNNNNNNNNNNNNNNNNNNNNNNNNNNNNNNNNNNNNNNNNNNNNNNNNNNNNNNNNNNNNNNNNNNNNNTTTTTTTACGGCAATGTAGTCACTGTagcttatcgcgaatctacggagacgaATCTACGGTGCTCTCCTGGTCTGACaccgatatacatacatacccGACCCGTCcgatgttcacactcctcggcggcggctctcgagtTTCTCAGCTCCTCacaaggtataccccgcggtagcggggataagtCGACGTCTAATCCGGATTAACTGTAATTGACCGTGATCTCTAAAGCTGTCGGTAAGTTATTGCAAAGCACAACTGATCTAAATCCAATCCAACCTAACTAACGTCTCCCTGAAACTCGAAAAAGAATCTCGCCTAAAAATGTCCGTTACAGAATACAGAAACATtatggaaacaaataaaatgattATCTAAACTATTTCTGTAaaacatttctaaaaaaaatctggaagcaattgaaattatttttataagaaattctGGAAGTAACTAAAATAGGTGGGAGCAGCTGAAATgatttttgtattaaaaaattttgaaattttggaaGCAACTATAATTATTTGTGCGTAAAATGCTTAAAAAATCTGGAAGCAAGAGAAGCTATTTCTGTACAGAATTCGGGAACCAACCTAGATCGTTActgtaaaaaattctgaaaaattttggAATGAGCTGAAATTATTTTGGCAACAAATTCCGGGAGTTTTTAAAAGGAAGTGGGATTTTTTCTGTGAACAGGTCCTGACGAAATGCCTGTCGTACGATGAGATCAAGTTGTCGGCGTTGCTGGCGATGTCCTCGCACAGCGAGTTCATAAACGACGGCTCTCGAGAGAACAGAGGCGTCGTGAGTCTCGATCCAGAGTCCATTCAGCCGCGGGGAATCATTATAGGTGTCGTAGGAACAAGGTGacactttatttatttatcattaaCCAAGCAACCTATCGTGTACACAGTAATACGTTACATTTCTACGACGGTGAGACACAGATTTTACCTTTCCTACTACTATCCACAGATTCGAACGCCAACGCGTCATGGAATACCAAGACATCCTCATCACACCTCAACAGAACACCGTAGACAACGGGTGAGCTAATAATTGCACAGAATCGGCACATCTCAAATTCAATCAAAAGTGATTGAGTGAGATTGAATAAATCAGATTCAATCAACTCCACTTTAATAAAAACCTTGCAATTGGTGCACGATGGAAATGAATAATATCGATTTTTGCCATGTGCAATTTCCGCAATGCGCGCAATTCCAATTCTAACACGAAACGAATTTATCATTGATTTTATATCTTTGTTTGAATAAGCTATTCGGAACGTGAAAGAatcgaaaaaattattaaaacgtAATATTGACCACTGGCGACAAGTTCCCATAAGTTTCAATGGCGAACCGGAAGTCACTGGTGGCCGCTGATATTTTTTAACTCgctttatattttcaatatcaCTTGAAACGCGAGACCACAATTTTAGATATTTATTATGACATGCCGAATACAATATTTCGACACAGACACGAATAGACTGAAACATTCTACATGAAAATGTTTAACACTTAACACGCCATATTCATACAGATACGGACCTCCCAACACAAATAACGCAGACGAACTTCGACGACTGCGATTGTTATGGGCGAAATTTTATGGCGAAGAGTACCATCCGCTTTACGACGAAGCTGTGAAACGTGTGAAATCGAAGGACAATATGAGATACTTGTCGTTGTCCGGTCAAACGATCTTCGACGTCGAGAACTACATGAAGAGGACCCTAGTTAGTGTGGAGATCATTCTCCTCGAGGCGAATACGCGAGCAGAGAAACAGAATACGACTGCTTTCGTGCATGTTATTGGCTTCGGTCTCGGTTGGTACCCTTTTACCATgctcaaaattaaattttacacTTCACTAAATAATTATCTATAACCTTTCAACCGTTTATCAATtgccaaaatttttatttggctcctgtatTGTCGAATTTATgcataaaatttgtatttcctatAAAGATCTGCAGCCTACTGATCagtaaaataatgaaataaagggaaaaaatagaaataagtgATCGgttaatattgaaaaaaatatttgcaggAATCTGGGGTATAATCCAGAATCAAGAGATATATTTCCTGAAAACGTTCGAGATCGCCATCAGGAAGATGAACAAGAAGTTGCGATTCGTCTCGGACATAATGTTCGCGTACTTCACGCAGCAAAAATTCGGCGACGTGGGAAATGGCGACTATGTCGGAGGTTTGAACCGATTTTCCTCGATTCTGATGCTGTGAAAAATTGCTAGCCAAATTACCCTCGATCTTCTTCCAGATATAAAGATTCATTTCGCTATTAAAGAGCCTCACAGCCGACTATTCAGAGCTATGGACGCAAAGAAGCTACTCGTCGTGACCTACGCGTGGGACGGGAATGCACTACCAGGTCTATTGATTGCTCATTCATTAGTATAAGAAAGGTTGCCTAATTTCGACCAGTAATTAACACGCGAACCCTCAGTAAGTTGTAAACTCTCTTAAATATAGACGCTGGTTCAAATTCCACAGCTTTTTTATTTTCGAGTTGTGATATCGACCGAGTTGGTCTCATAAATGAATAATGGAACGAAATTGTCCCACAGGAAACGAATTCTGGGGCGGGTTCCTTTCCTCGAGCGGAGATCCTGCGACAGCGTGCAGCAGCCAGGTGGCTGAATTACACACGTCCAGGATTAATCCTAGGGCTTGCGGTGCAAGCTTGCGGGTGGCCTCGGCGCAACACGGCGTTTTACACATCGCCGACTACGCGAAGCTGCATCTTACTTAGGTAAGCCTCCGTTTGTTTATTCGAAAACGAAGATCTCGAACTGGACGTACGCTTTTACCATTATCTCTCGTACTAGGATCTGTTCAAGATCATTTCTGGCAGGAAGTGCCCTAAATAACCTTTCGGTAACCCTTTTTAACACAGAGCGAACTGAGGTTCGATTTAATTAGAAGCGACTAGAATGTGACGCTACGTGACATCAGATTATGCAGAGAACACCCTATTCATTTGGAGGGTATATAAAGCCTTGCAATTTTTAGACTTTTTGGTCAGTAATGGGGCAGTAACGTGTAGAGTCACGTCTAGTCGCATTCGAAGGAAGAACTACCAGTCAGATCGAGCTAAAGTTCCCTTTCGTATCAACAGACCTGATAGTATTCAATAACTGATCTCAGACCTCCTAGAGCTCCCTGATTTCGATTACTATTCGAAACGAATTCTGGGGCGGACTCCTTTCATCGAGCGGAGATCCTGCGACGGCGTGCAGCAGCCAGGTGGCTGAATTACACACGTCCACGATTAATTCCAGAGCTTGCGGCGCAACCTTGCGGGTGGCCTCGGCTCAACACGGCATCTTACACATAGCCAACTACGCGAAGCTGGGATCTGTTCAAGATCATTTCTGGCAGGATATACCTTTATCATAATAACCTTTCGGTAACCCTTTTTAACACAGATCGaactgaaaccatattcctggctAAAATCGTACCTCCAGCTCATGACAATCTCTCCAACCCCCTTAAACTCCCATAAATCCCCATTATCCGGTAACAAAATATCGTTGCTCCAGGACAGGGCGTGCCCATTGGGCACCACAGGTCAGCGAAGACCCTCCCGATCTCCTCGCAGTCAGAGAAGCCGAAGCGCGGACGTCGACTGTTTGAAGAAGTACACGGAAAGACGTGTTGAAGAGCGTCGTCACACGGACGTAGCGGACACCAGCAAGCTAGATCCATCCCGATGGATCCCGTTAACAAAGAACATGAGCAGAAGTCAGCCAACGACCTCAAAGAAGTCTCCACAGTCATCGAGAGACGATGACAAGCGTCGATCTGTTTCGGTGGACATCGAGGAAACGATCAACAACATTATTCGAGCTGGCGTCGTTGCAGCACCGAAGAAACTCACCCCGACGAAGGAGGAAGAAACGACGAAGGACCCGGAAGAGAAAGACGAGGCCACAACGACGTTAACAACGACgatgacaacgacgacgacgacgacgacgacgacgacgacgacgaccccGTCATCGACTTTGCCAACGACACACAGAACAACAGGTGGAAGGAGCCTTAGTACCGACGTCGGCCGCGCTAAAAGCGAAAAGCCCGTCGAGGAACGAAGGCATACGGAGGCAGACCCCCGAATGATCGCGACGAGGTTGACAGAGCACATTTTCCTAGTCAAAAAGAAACCAATGCCGTGAATCGATACACCCAATCTCACACTATAATCCATCGTTAACACAAATTCTTGTCGTAAACTCGTGAGAAATAATAAGAACATAAAAGCAAACATAACACAGACACGTTACGCTATAGACCCCCGTCGTTCGAGTCGGATCATATagttaaaaagatatttaaaaaaacaaaacaaaacacgGCTACTATGTTTGGTCGTATGCGAGTTCCATGTACCGTATGTAATAGTCGATGTCGGTCGTTCTGTAGAATAGAGAAAaagataataatgataataatctATATGTGACTGCGAGAGATTTGTTTGAATTAATCGGTAAAAGTGTCGAACGGAAAATGAAAGATCGAGTTATACAGTTAATACTAACCGTTTCTGACGTGTGTTAGAAAACACGGCCCCGCGCGTTGACAAGTCTCGACAACGGCTTTCTGAGTACCCGAATACCTTTAGGTGGCTACCGCAAATTAACATCTCAAGATTCCGCTACGACGCGTCATCGTTCACCAGGATCAGCAACAGCGATATCACGAAATACGCGACGGCCAGGTGGATGACGTTCGTCAAGAACCCGTCCCCGTCCCCGATACCGCGTACAAACCCGGAAAGAAaaccgtcgacgacgacgacgacgacgacgacgacgacgacgacgacgacggaacAGGCTGGCGTACAGGTCGAGGAGAAGCtacgaaaagaaacgaaaaacgTGTCGCCGAAGTGGGAGCCCGTGCGAAAATTCTCGTCGTTGGCACAGGCCAACAGCGACAGGGACGCTGCGAAGGAAAAAGGTGAAAAACGCGATCGATAGAGGATCGATGGATTTGATCAATGATCTCGAGCGATTGAGAGGACAGCGGAACACTTCGAAAATGAGTTCTTGTCCTTGATAATGAGAAGAAACGATGTGGTTGAGATGTATCTTGCGTGAGTGTTAGGAGAACGTGGAGGATTTTGTGTTTCAATGGTAGAAATGTGCTGGGAAGAATTGTTTGTTGGGTATTAGTCAATCATCAATCATATCATATCTGACCAATTTCGTGTACCAGCTAATAATTTACGAGTTTATTTTCTTGTAGAATGGAGCAATTGaggtggaagaaaatttaaggggtgcttctccatgacaatgtgaaacgaaaatgaagaataaaaaa
Protein-coding sequences here:
- the LOC143354817 gene encoding uncharacterized protein LOC143354817 isoform X1 — its product is MTISPTPLNSHKSPLSGNKISLLQDRACPLGTTGQRRPSRSPRSQRSRSADVDCLKKYTERRVEERRHTDVADTSKLDPSRWIPLTKNMSRSQPTTSKKSPQSSRDDDKRRSVSVDIEETINNIIRAGVVAAPKKLTPTKEEETTKDPEEKDEATTTLTTTMTTTTTTTTTTTTTTPSSTLPTTHRTTGGRSLSTDVGRAKSEKPVEERRHTEADPRMIATRWLPQINISRFRYDASSFTRISNSDITKYATARWMTFVKNPSPSPIPRTNPERKPSTTTTTTTTTTTTTTEQAGVQVEEKLRKETKNVSPKWEPVRKFSSLAQANSDRDAAKEKDEAEPNRGSPSSELSPDSAERSKRLKQRMKDLYDFKTENEWPKRVVNVCRGNIWISKSSSEEDRSSQPVRRNSQDLEFNDRVNVIKLKDTKVQSDFQTAKDPAPKKEDSPKTSEIFDSEYEERIRKFNERLRFSEDLGVAKPKVKERRTHSDDFEQKVRRSKSARSARSESVQESGQPLEGKQNSDASNRSRGSYAEVSPVKRDSRTSSASYASIGTCMKRASMDDKSTTQMVQVPPRRAFSQTEKRPATPVPPIEFNDDRYVADRSKILEHQKRNSTRYKVYLT
- the LOC143354818 gene encoding ADP-ribosylarginine hydrolase CG2909; the encoded protein is MEDANQEELLREAPEISWENTLGAPNGVPFDEDTKELLRKCVDVSAPSPATLTQIMKRSEAFPIKFPIKTTRCSALRERGISTEVLESNANSVYPLIHEAMLPLLARWLKHKQSYGSAIERSMYKDMGLIQFIQRLLEKRAVHFYGPDDRWKLIDGKTGVSGWENVGTDHEKEPLVLTKCLSYDEIKLSALLAMSSHSEFINDGSRENRGVVSLDPESIQPRGIIIGVVGTRFERQRVMEYQDILITPQQNTVDNGYGPPNTNNADELRRLRLLWAKFYGEEYHPLYDEAVKRVKSKDNMRYLSLSGQTIFDVENYMKRTLVSVEIILLEANTRAEKQNTTAFVHVIGFGLGIWGIIQNQEIYFLKTFEIAIRKMNKKLRFVSDIMFAYFTQQKFGDVGNGDYVGDIKIHFAIKEPHSRLFRAMDAKKLLVVTYAWDGNALPGNEFWGGFLSSSGDPATACSSQVAELHTSRINPRACGASLRVASAQHGVLHIADYAKLHLT
- the LOC143354817 gene encoding uncharacterized protein LOC143354817 isoform X2 codes for the protein MTISPTPLNSHKSPLSGNKISLLQDRACPLGTTGQRRPSRSPRSQRSRSADVDCLKKYTERRVEERRHTDVADTSKLDPSRWIPLTKNMSRSQPTTSKKSPQSSRDDDKRRSVSVDIEETINNIIRAGVVAAPKKLTPTKEEETTKDPEEKDEATTTLTTTMTTTTTTTTTTTTTTPSSTLPTTHRTTGGRSLSTDVGRAKSEKPVEERRHTEADPRMIATRWLPQINISRFRYDASSFTRISNSDITKYATARWMTFVKNPSPSPIPRTNPERKPSTTTTTTTTTTTTTTEQAGVQVEEKLRKETKNVSPKWEPVRKFSSLAQANSDRDAAKEKDEAEPNRGSPSSELSPDSAERSKRLKQRMKDLYDFKTENEWPKRVVNVCRGNIWISKSSSEEDRSSQPVRRNSQDLEFNDRVNVIKLKDTKVQSDFQTAKDPAPKKEDSPKTSEIFDSEYEERIRKFNERLRFSEDLGVAKPKVKERRTHSDDFEQKVRRSKSARSARSESVQESGQPLEGKQNSDASNRSRGSYAEVPPRRAFSQTEKRPATPVPPIEFNDDRYVADRSKILEHQKRNSTRYKVYLT